The region TGGTGATTACGTTAAAAAAGGACAAGTTTTAGCTACAATAAAAAGTACTGATGTTGCTGATTTTGAAAAACAATCTATTGATGCTAAAAGTGATTTGTTGGTTGCCAAAAACAATTTAAAAGTAGCTCAGGAATTATTTGATGGTAAATTAAACTCAGAAAGTGATGTTTTACAGGCAAAATCTGAAGTAAACAAAGCACAGTCTCAATTAAGTAAAATTCAGGAAACGTATAAAATTTACAATATCAAAGCCGGATCTATCTACGAAGTAACTGCTCCAATAAGCGGTTTTATCATTCAAAAAAGTATCAATCAGGATATGCTTTTACGTAATGACCGTTCTGAAAACATATTTGATATTGCAGAAATCAGCGAGGTTTGGGCAATGGCAAATATTAATGAAATTGACATCAACAAAGTAAAATTAGGCACAGATGCTTCTGTCACTACTTTAAGTTATCCGGATAAAATATTTCATGGAAAAGTAGACAAAATCTACAACGTAATTGATCCTGAGACTAAAGCAATGCAGGCAAGAATCAAATTAAACAATCCTGACTATATGCTTAAGCCGGATATGAACGCTAATATTAAATTGTCTTTCAATGAAAATCAATCTATGATAGCCGTACCAAGTAAAGCAATTGTGTTTGATAAAAGTAAAAACTTTGTTGTGGTATTTAAAGACCGTAATAATATCGAAACAAGACAAGTTGAAGTCTATAGAGTTGTAGGTGATACTACTTATATTTCAAGTGGTTTGAAAGAAAACGAAAAAGTGATCACAAACAATCAGCTATTTATTTATGGTGCTTTAAATAATTAAGACATGAACAAATTCATAAAAAACATTATTGCTTTTTCTTTAAAGAATAAAGCATTTACCTTCTTTTGGGTCGGATTATTAGCTGTTGCCGGATTTATTTCATTCAAAAACATGCCTATTGACGCTTTTCCCGATGTAACCAATACGCAAATTATTATCATTACGCAATGGAACGGAAAAAGTGCTGAGGAAGTAGAGCGTTTTGTAACGTCGCCTATTGAAATCTCTATGAACTCTGTTCAGAAAAAAACAAGCGTTCGAAGCATTACTATGTTTGGATTATCAGTTATTAAAATCATTTTTGATGATGGTGTAGACGATACCTTTGCCCGTTTTCAGGTAAACAATTTATTAAAAAACGTTTCGCTTCCTGATGATGTTGAACCGGACGTACAGCCACCTTACGGACCAACCGGAGAAATCTTCAGATATATTGTAAAAAGTAACAGTAGAGACAGTCGGGAGTTATTGACTTACCAAAACTGGGTAATTGACAAACAACTTCGTTCCCTTCCTGGAGTTGCAGATTTAAATGTTTTTGGAGGTCAGACCAAAACCTATGAGGTTGGTGTCGATCCAATCAAGCTGGCTAAATATAATATTACACCTTTACAAGTTTACAATGCTGTTAATGCAGGAAACTTAAACGTCGGTGGTGATGTAATAGAGAAAAACGGACAGGCTTTTGTCGTTCGTGGAGTTGGATTATTAAAATCTAAAGAAGATATTGGAAATATTATCGTTGATGACGCCGGAGGAAACCCGATTTTGGTTAAAAATCTTGCTGATGTCTACGAAAGTTCTATGCCGCGAGTGGGACAAACCGGTATAGGAAATAATGACGATGCTGTAGAAGGAATTGTCGTAATGCGAAAAGGCGAGAATCCGCAGGAAACTCTTGCCCTTATAAAAGCAAAAATTAAAGATTTAAATGATAATGTTCTTCCGAAAGACATTAAAATAGAGACTTTTTACGATCGTGATAATTTAATGAATTTCACGACAGAAACCGTAATGCATAATTTATTTGAAGGTATTATTCTGGTTACTGTTGTTGTATTTCTTTTTATGGCCGACTGGCGAACTACTTTTACCGTTTCTATAGTAATTCCGCTTTCACTTTTATTTGCATTCTTATGTTTGAAAATGATGGGAATGAGCGCTAACTTACTGAGTTTAGGTGCTGTCGATTTCGGGATTATTATTGATGGTGCCGTGGTAATGGTTGAAGGATTGTTTGTAGTTCTCGATCATCGGGCACATCAGTTGGGAATGGAGAAATTTAATAAAATTGCCAAGGGAAGTTTGATCAAGAAAACCGGAACGGAAATGGGTAAAGCTATTTTCTTTTCAAAACTGATTATCATTACAGCTTTACTTCCAATTTTCTCGTTTCAGAAAGTAGAAGGAAAAATGTTCTCTCCCCTGGCCTTTACATTAGGTTTTGCATTATTAGGAGCGCTTATTTTTACTTTGACTTTGGTTCCTGTTCTTTCACATATATTATTAAACAAAAATGTAAAAGAAAAACACAATCCGTTTGTGAACTTTTGGGACCGAATTGTTTCTAAAGGTTTTGCCTGGACATTTAAACATAAAGTACAAACCTTAATTGCATCAATCGGATTATTGGCAGCCGTTTTCTTTTCTGCAGGTTTCTTAGGAACTGAATTTTTACCGCAATTAAATGAAGGTGCCTTATGGGTTACAGCAGAATTACCAATGAGTACTTCATTGCCTGAAAGTGTTAAAACTGCTGCAATGATCAGAAAAGATCTCGAAAGTTTTCCGGAAGTAAAAAATGTTTTATCACAAACAGGACGAAGCAATGATGGAACGGATCCAAATGGATTTGGGTTTATCCAGCTTCAGGTTGATTTAAAACCAAAAGCCGACTGGAAACGTAAAATTTCTATGGATGATCTGATTAATGAAATGGATAATAAACTAAAAGTTCATCAGGGAATTACCTATAATTATTCACAACCTGTAATTGATAACGTTGCAGAATCTGTTGCCGGATTTAAGGCTTCTAATGCAGTAAAAATTTATGGAGATGATTTAAATAAATTAGATCAGCTTGCTAATGAAGTTTTAGCGCAAATCAAGGATATTCCGGGTATTAAAGATGCGGGAATTCTTAGAAATGTTGGACAGCCGGAAATTAGTGTAATTCTGGATCGTGAAAAAATGGCTGCTTACGGCGTAACATTAAGTGATGCGCAGGCTGTTTTAGAATTAGCATTTGGAGGAAAAACAGCGACTGAAAAATATGAAGATGAAAAGAAATTTGACGTTCGTGTTCGTTTCTCAAAAGAATACAGAAAAGATGAAAAAGATTTGGAGGAAATTAAAGTTCCAACAATAAGTGGGATCAAAATTCCTTTAAAAGAAATCTGTGACATTAAAACCATTACCGGACCGGCATTTATTTACAGAGATAATACAAAACGTTTTATAGGAGTTAAATTTTCTGTTCGTGATCGTGATTTGGGAAGTACAATTGCAGAAGCGCAGTCAAAAGTGAATAAATTAAAACTTCCTGCAGGTTATACAACAGGATGGACTGGAGAATTTGAAAATCAGGTTCGCGCAAGTGCACGTCTGGCTCAGGTTGTACCTATCAGTTTAATTGGAATTTTTGTACTGTTATTTATTTTGTTTGGAAACTTCAAAGACTCGTTACTTGTTTTAGCAAATGTTCCTTTTGCTATTATTGGAGGTATTATCGCTTTACATCTTACAGGAATGAATTTTGGAATCTCTGCGGGAGTTGGTTTTATTGCTCTTCTAGGAATATGTATTCAGAATGGAGTAATCTTAATATCAGAGTTTCATCACAATCTGAAAGCCAAATTTACGCTCGAAGAATCTATTTTTATGGGAGTTAAAGCCAGAACAAGAGCTGTTGTGATGACAGCGTTAATGGCATCAATTGGATTGTTGCCTGCCGCAATTTCTACTGGAATTGGCTCTGAATCTCAAAAACCTCTTGCGATTGTAATTATAGGTGGACTTATGACAGCAACCGTTTTAACTTTATTGGTATTCCCTATTTTATTCTGGGTATTTAACAGAAAAAAACATGAACCAATAGAATAAAGATTTATTTTTTTAGTTTTTTAAATCAAATTGTTGGATTTAAAAATGAAAAGCATCATTCATTGTAATGGTGCTTTTCTGTTTTACATAAACAAAAAAAAATGACCTTTTGCTCAGAAAGGTCATTTTAACTAACTCAAAACTTTTTAAACTGTATTCTTTTTATCTCAATTCTTTCAAAATTGCTATAGCTTCTGAAGCATTTGATAATTCTGCATATTTTAAAGCAGTGTATCCTTTTTCATTTTTTACATTTGGTCTTGCGCCATTTGCTAATAAAACTTTAAGGATTTCACATTTATTGTAACGTGCTGCAATCATTAAAGGAGTTAAATCTTCAGACATCTGATTCACATCTGCTCCATATTCAATAAACTTTTTAACAGTTTCTAAATCTCCTTTGCTGATAGCAACATTTAAAGGGTTTGCTGCATAACCTGTGTATTCAACAGGGTTTTTAACAGTTGAAACTCCGTTTGAAGCCATTGCTGCATTTCCGAATACAACTAAGGCCAGACCTAAATAAATAATTGATTTTTTCATAATAATTGATTGTTGTTAAATGATTGATGATGATTTTAATTTCCATGTAAAAGTAAAATATTATTTTGTATTATGCATAACAAAGTACTATGTTTTAACTAACCCTTAACAATTACTTAATAAATACATAATTTACTCTCCACAACATTATAAATTTCATGGTTTTGATATAATAGACGCCAGAAAACATAAAATGTTACAATATCAGCAGAAAAAAAATAAAATATCTTTTCTGTTGCTTACAAAGTCTTATGTAAAAGCAGACTAGATTTTTTTAACTTTACTGTAAGAATAAAACTATCTATAATTTTATTCCTGACAAAAATCAAGAAACAAACCTAAAACCAGTAATCATGCTAATTATTAAAAGAATTCTTATCATCTTAATTTTGATTATTTCGATTGTATTAATAGCAGCTTATTTTATGCCTAAAGAATATGCTGTTGAAAGAGAAATCACAATCAACCAGCCTGTTGATAGTATTTTTAAATATGTAAAATCACTAAAAAATCAAAACGAGTTTAGCGTTTGGGCTAATATGGATCCCAAAATGAAATTAAATTACAAAGGCGTTGATGGTACGGTCGGCTCGGTTTCTTCCTGGGAAAGTAATGTGAAAGAGGTTGGTGTTGGCGAACAGGAAATTACTAAAATAACAGAAAACAGACGTATCGATTTTGCTCTACGATTTAAAAAGCCAATGGAAGATACTGCTGTAGGATTTATGTCAACAGAACCTGTTTCTAATAATCAGACAAAAGTGAAGTGGGGAATCAGCGGTATAATTCCGTATCCCACAAACATAATGCTTCCGATGTTAAAAATGGATCAAATGATTGGGAACGATTTACAAAAAGGTCTCGAAAACCTCAAAGCAAAAATGGAAGAATAATTATCTGTCTGATTTAAAAGAGAAAAAAGCATCATTTTATTACGAATGATGCTTTTCTTTTTACATTTTTTTTAAATGCTTTTACTTGAGATTTTTTAAAATCGCAATCGATTCAGCTGACTTTGCATATGTAGCATAATCTAAAGCATTTAGCCCATGGTCATTTTCAATTGAAGGTCTGGCACCATTTGCTAATAAAATTTTTACGATTTCGACATGATTATAACGGGCTGCAAGCATTAACGGTGTCATATTTCTCATAATTTTATTTACATCTGCACCGTATTCAATAATTTTTTTTACACTTTCAAAATCTCCTTTGCATACAGCTACGTGTAACGGAGATGATAAGTAAGTTGAAATTTCAATTTGATTTTTAATTGCTAACTCCTGATTAGAAGCACTTGCAAAATTTGAAAATAAGGCCAGAGCCGTTCCTAAGATAATAACTGTTTTTTTCATGATTGATTGTTTGTTAAATTGATTGATGATTGTGATGATTTATTATTAGACGCATTTACGTGGTAAAACGTTGCATTAAAAGTGAAAAAAAAATGATAAAAACCCTAAGATATCAGGAATCAACAAAAAAACGCGACTCAAATAATTGAATCGCGCTTTTTAAATCGTAAAATTTGTATTATTCTTAGTTTAACTTCTTATTATAAATTTCTTTTAAATCCTTTTCAAAGAAAGTGAAAGGATCGTCATAAAACCTTATAAAGTCTTTCTCACTCACCTGGCCCGGAAATGGCGCGTAAAAGTGAGTTGGACTTGTACTGTCATTACGCCAAACCAATACATAAGCTAATTTTAAATCGTTAGATTTCAATGTTTTTAATAAAACATCTGTCCACCATTTTTCATTCGGAATAGATTCTAAGCCCGTTTCTGTAAATGCTGCTAGTTTTTTCTTCTTTTGACCTAAATTGGATATTATTTCAAGCTTTTTTAATCCTGCTTCTAAATCATATTTCCCGTCACGGCCAAAATCACCGTAATCATCCATTCCGAAAAGATCAACAAATTTATCGCCAGGATAACGTTCTAAATATTCTTGTTCCGAATTAAACTGATTATCAGGAGAAAATGCATAAATAAAATTATGTACACCCAAAGTATCTTTTAAATATGAAACTGTAAACTGCCATACGGCAATAAAATCTTCACGAGCTGTATGCGACTTTCCCCACCAGAACCAATCCCCGTCAAATTCGTGAAACGGTCTGAAAATCATTGGGGAAAGTGTTCCGTCTTTTGCTTTGACTGACTTTGCGAAATCAGCAATTGTTTTTAGAATTTCTTTATATTTTTCATGATAAGAGCCTCCGGGTTTTATTAAAGCTATCGATGCTTTAGAAATTCCATCTTTCCAATAAAAACCACCCTCTGAAGCAGGATTATTAAAATGCCAGGAAACTGTAGTCACTCCTCCTCTTTCGTAAGTATCAATTACATTTTTTCTTAAAGCTTCTTTTTCTTGTTTGATTTGTTCATCGGAACGACCAGAAAAATCACTGAAGTCTATTCCCACAACAGCAGGATGAGAACCTGTAACCGATTTTACATCAGAACGACCGGATTCATTACTCCAGCCATGTCCATACTCTAATGCATGCTGATGTCCAAAAAGAATATTTCTTTTTGAAATAACATTCAAGTTGTAGTATAGATTGTTGGTTTCTTTTGTTGCCTTTTTATCTATTTGTGCAAAAAGAAAATGCCCTGCTGTAATACATACAAATAACAGGGCATTTTTAATCATTATCATTTTCATGGTTTAAACAGTTAGTTTTAAACCCGAAAATTACTATTTAGAAGATAGGTAATCTAATACGTTTTTTTCAATACGTTGATCAATATTGTCAATATCTGCTTTTACAAACTTTTCTCCCAATATATTCTCGTATAATTCGATATATCTTTCAGAAACAGACTCAATATATTCGTCTGTCATATTTGGAATCTGCTGTCCTTCTTGTCCCTGAAAACCATTTTCAATCAACCAACGGCGAACAAATTCTTTAGAAAGTTGTTTTTGCTCCTCTCCTTTTTCTTGTCTTTCCGCATAACCTTCAGCATAAAAATAACGAGAAGAATCCGGCGTATGAATTTCGTCAATCAAAACAATAACTCCGTCTTTAGTTTTTCCGAATTCATATTTCGTATCTACCAAAATTAAACCTCTTTGAGCTGCAATTTCAGTTCCTCTTTGAAATAGAGCGCGAGTATATTTTTCTAAAACTAAATAATCTTCTTCAGAAACAATTCCTTTAGCTAAAATGTCTTCACGGGAAATATCTTCATCATGTGATCCATTATCCGCTTTTGTAGTTGGTGTAATAATTGGTTGCGGAAATTTATCATTTTCTTTTAAACCTTCAGCCATAGCAACACCGCAAATTTGTTTTCTTCCTGCAGCATATTCACGAGCAGCATGTCCTGACAAATAACCACGAATTACCATTTCTACTTTAAAAGGTTCGCATAAATGTCCAACAGCAACGTTTGGATCTGGAGTAGCAATCAGCCAGTTTGGAACAATATCCTGAGTTAATTCCATAAATTTAGTAGCAATCTGATTTAAGATTTGTCCTTTGTATGGAATTCCTTTTGGCAAAACTACATCAAAAGCAGAAAGTCTGTCTGTTGCTACCATTACCAAAAGTTCGTCGTTGATGTTATAAACTTCTCTAACTTTTCCGCGGTAAACTGATTTCTGATTCGGGAAATTAAAATTTGTAGTTGTGATTGTATTACTCATTATCTAGTTGTGTTGTTTTTTATGAATGCAAATTTAAAATTATTTCAGAGAGTTACACCATGAAATTTTAAGATTCAGAAATAAAAAAATCCCTAAACAGAATATTTAGGGATTTTCATTTAAATACAATTCTAAATTAACTTGAAGCTAATTCTTTATCTAAAATTTTTGATGCAATATATTTGGCCACACCATCTTCCGCATTTGTTTTAATAACTTCTAATTCCGGTAGCGTTTCTTTCAAAATTGATGGTGCATTCCCCATAATTAAACCTTTTCCGGCTGCAGCCAACATTTGAACATCATTAAATCCGTCTCCAAAAGAAACAGCTTGTTCAAGCGTATAACCTTCTTTTTCTAATACTTGTTCAATCGCAACGGCTTTATCAATAGATTTATCCATAAATTCTAAACAAGTCGGCAGACTAAAAGCATGATGCAAATGTTCTGAAGAATTAGCCAAAATCGCATCTTTTAGTTTTACTAATTTTTCGTGATCATCGCATGAAAAGAAAATCTTAATAGCTCCAAAATCTTCTAAGTTTTTGTAGTCAACTAATTCCGGACGGTATTTTAATTCTGCCTGGAAAGAATTCAGTCTTTCGTTCCATTTATTGGTTTGCCAAACATTTTCTTTAAATAAAACGACTGTAATAGCAGGGTCAATTTCAACATTTAAAGCGGCTTTTACCACATCGCTATCCAAATTAAAAGCAAAAAGTTCTTCTTTATTTGGCGAGTGAATTCTGGCTCCATTGGAACTAACTAAGTAAACCGGAACTTCAAGTGTTTCAATAATAGCCATTGCATCCAAATGATGACGGCCTGTTGCAACTACAATTAAATAACCCTGATTGTGAAGTTCCTGAAAAATTGATTTAGTATAATCTGAAATTCTGTGTTGTGGGTTGAGTAAAGTTCCATCAAGGTCACTTACTACAACTTTTATATTTTTAAGTTTTGTCATAATTAATTTATCAAATTCGATGATAGGCAAATTTAAGGTTTTAAGCCCGGTTAGACAAAGATTATGAGCTTTGAGCGCTAAAATTGAGGTAAGTTTATTATTTATTTAACTATTAGGTTAAATATTGCTTTATTACTAATTAAATCTTAACAATTCCTGTTTTGTACAAATTTACAGCTTTCTGAATAATCGATTCTATTTGTTCCAAAGGTAAATCAGCATGAGTGTCAAACATCATAATTTTCATTCTGGAACGATTTTCCTGAATGAGAAAAGCTTCATCAAAATGTTTTCCTTCCACAATTCCAATATATGGTTGTTTGAGTTTTTTATGAATCCATAAATAGCAGAACATTTTTCCTTTATAGCAAAAAAACGGCATTCCGTATTTTAGCATGTTTGTAATATCCTGATCTTGTTTTAGAATGATTTCTTTTAATGCCAGAAAGATCCCTTTTACAGGTTCTTCCTGGTTTAAGTAGAAATCGTCTAGCTGTTTCATTTTCTTATCTTTCGAGTTTTGGCAAAAACAATTTTTAAGGTATCAGGACAACCGGAACCTGGTTTTAATTTGTAAACTAAAGTATCATTTTTAATATAAAATCTTTCTTTGTCAAAAATTAAAAAATCGGTATCGTCTTTCGGATTACAATTTGGTATTGTTAAAATTTCTTTTCTTTTTCTAGTTTCAAATGGATTGCAATCTACAAATGGAATCATTCTGTAACAAGTATCGATTTTTGTACTGTTTAATTCAATAAAATCTCCAACTATTTTCCATTTCCCTTTAGATACTAAAGTCCACTGACACCCTGCTCCATTATAATTAAAAGTACTGTCCTTATTAATTTTAATTGTTGCATGACCTGGTACGATATATTCCGTATCGTACCAAGTTCCAACAAATTTATTTACTGGAAATTCCGCTTTTTTACATGAAGCAAAATGAATTAAAACTAAAAAACACAAAACTCTTATCTTCATCGGTTTTTATTTTAAATAGCACTAAAAAAAATATTCGTTTTGCATTTTTCGAAAGAAAAGACACAAAACGAATATTAATAAATGTTAAAACACAATTCACGATTTACATTTAACATTTCACTAAAATTTTATAATTAATCGTGATTCTCAATTTGCTTGTAAGCATCGATTACCTTTTTAACCAATCTGTGGCGAACGATATCTTTATCATCCAGATAAATAATTCCGATACCTTCAATGTCTTTCAAAACCAAAATAGCTTCTTTAAGACCGGAAATAGTTCTTCTTGGTAAATCGACCTGTCCAGGATCACCCGTAATCATAAATTTGGCGTTTTTCCCCATACGGGTCAAAAACATTTTCATTTGTGAGTGGGTTGTATTTTGCGCCTCATCAAGAATTACAAAGGCATTATCAAGCGTTCGTCCACGCATAAACGCTAACGGCGCAATTTGAATAATTCCTTTTAAAATGTAATCTTCGAGTTTTTCATTCGGAAGCATGTCACGCAACGCATCATATAATGGCTGCATATAAGGATCAAGTTTTTCTTTCATATCCCCGGGAAGAAATCCAAGATTTTCTCCGGCTTCGACTGCGGGACGTGTCAGAATGATCCTTTTTACTTCTTTATCTTTTAACATTTTAACCGCCATAGCGACACCGGTATATGTTTTTCCGGTTCCAGCAGGACCAATTGCAAAGACCATATCATTTTTCTTAATGGTATCAACCAGCAATTGCTGATTTGGCGTCATCGCTTTAATAATTTTGCCGCCAACGCCATGAACTAAGATTTTATCATGATCGTAACCTCTTTTTTCTTCCTGGCCATCACTCATAATTACACGTTCAATTACATTATCGTCAATATTATTATAACGCGTAAAATGAAGCATTAATCTTTGAAATCTTTTTTCGAATTCGTCTAAAACTTCTTTTTCGCCAAATGCTTTTAAAGTTGTCCCTCGCGCTACGATTTTAAGCTTTGGGTAATACTTTTTAATGATTTCTAAATGGCTGTCCTGTGCACCCCAAAATTCTTTTGGAGCAATATCTACTAGCTCGATTATTCTTTCGTTCAAATGAAGTTCTTTTTAAATTAAATAATTCAGTTATTATTTTAGGAGTTGTCGGGTTCTTTTTATTAGTCCTGTTAGCAGTGAAAGTTTTCAATTTTTAACGAAACTGAGACCGAGACTGAAAACTGAGACTTGTATAACAGCAACTTAATTTTTAAAACACAATTTGTCTTTTCTTTCTTTCAATTTGCGTTTACTATTATTAGCTTTGCATTTCTCAAATTTAATGAAAATTAGATTTAAATACTATCAATAGTTATAAACAAAAATATGTCAATAATTACCCTTACTACAGACTACGGCTTAAAAGATCACTTTGTGGGCTCGCTGAAGGGTAAAATACTTTCTGAAAATCCAGAGGTTCAGATCATTGACATTTCTCATGACATTGATCCCTTTAATACTGCCGAAGCAAGTTACATCATTGGTGCTTCTTATTTGAGTTTTCCCAAAGGAACAGTTCACCTTATTGGTGTTGATATCGAACGCAATAAAGAGAACCAGCACATCGCGATGCAATGGAACGATCACTACTTTATTTGTGCCGATAACGGAATCCTGAGCATGCTTACACAGAAAATTGTTCCACAGAAAATCGTTGCTATAAATATTCACGATCGTTTCCCGATTGAAGCTACAGATCTGGATATTTTTATTCAGGTTGCTTCTCATTTATCCAAAGGCGGATTATTGAATGTAATTGGAAAGGAAATTACTTCGATAAAAGAAGCTACAGAACTACAACCTGTTGTAGCAGATGACGGAAATTCTGTAAAAGGCAACATTATTTATATCGACCATTTTGGGAATGTTGTCACCAATATTTCCAAAAAACAATTCTTAGAAATTTCACGCGGTCGTCCGTATGAAATTATCATGAAGCCTAAAAGCATCAAAACAATTCTGCCCAATTATTCGGCTATTGCAACTTCTGATAAATATCCGATTAAAACCTATGAGGGAGAAAAACTGGCTATTTTTAATGAAGCAGGATTTCTTGAAATCGCTATTTTTAGGAGCAATCCTTCTAAAGTAGGTTCTGCCAATAGTTTGTTGGGGCTGAATTATCGTGATGTGATTACCATTAAGTTTTCTTGATTTTAGATTGTAGAATTTAAATTATAGATTAATCCTCTCGTAGATTTTGCTGATTGTGCAGATATTATTCAATGCATCATAAACATAGCCCGTGGTTTCAACCACGGGAAACGTGATATTGCATGCGTCCCCGTGGTTGAAACCACGGGCTATATTTGAAAATATTGTGAAAACAGAATTTAAAAATCGACATTTATAATATTTCATTTTTTATTTAAAACAACAATCAAATTTGGTATTTTTGCGCACCTGTAAGACTTTAGGCAATCAAAAAATCTAAAATCAACAGTCTAAAATCTAAAATAATAAGATGTTTGTCCGAATAGTAAAAATGAGTTTTCACGAAGAAAAAATTCCTGATTTTCTGGAGAATTTTGAATCTGTGAAAGATAAAATACGAAATGCAGCAGGAAATCGTTTTTTAGAATTGTATCAGGATAAAAATGACAAATGCATCTTTTTCACTTACAGTTATTGGGAAACCGAAGAAGATTTGGAAAATTACAGAAATTCTGAACTATTTAATACTGTTTGGGATTTTACAAAGAAATTATTCAATGCTAAACCTGAAGCTTGGAGTGTGGATAAACTGGTGAGCTTAAATTAAACCGATTTAACCGCAAAGAACGCAAGTTTTTTCGGAGAAGCTTTATAAAAACGCTAAGTTCGCAAAGCTTTGAGAAAAACTTTGCGAACATTGCGCAAAACTTTGCGTTCTTTGCGGTTAGAAAAAACTTGAAACAAAATATATGAAGTCTATAATTCTAAGAGAAATAAAATCCTTTTTTGGTTCTCCAATCGGCTATTTGGTCATTGCGATTTTCTTAATCAGCAACGGACTGTTTTTATGGGTATTCGAAGGAGATTACAACATACTAAACTCAGGTTATGCCGATTTGACTCCATTTTTCACTTTAGCACCCTGGATTTTAATATTCCTGATTCCAGCCGTAACGATGAGAAGTTTCTCTGACGAAAAAAAACAAGGAACTTTAGAATTGTTATTGACTAAACCTTTATC is a window of Flavobacterium crocinum DNA encoding:
- a CDS encoding putative quinol monooxygenase, which encodes MFVRIVKMSFHEEKIPDFLENFESVKDKIRNAAGNRFLELYQDKNDKCIFFTYSYWETEEDLENYRNSELFNTVWDFTKKLFNAKPEAWSVDKLVSLN
- a CDS encoding PhoH family protein, whose translation is MNERIIELVDIAPKEFWGAQDSHLEIIKKYYPKLKIVARGTTLKAFGEKEVLDEFEKRFQRLMLHFTRYNNIDDNVIERVIMSDGQEEKRGYDHDKILVHGVGGKIIKAMTPNQQLLVDTIKKNDMVFAIGPAGTGKTYTGVAMAVKMLKDKEVKRIILTRPAVEAGENLGFLPGDMKEKLDPYMQPLYDALRDMLPNEKLEDYILKGIIQIAPLAFMRGRTLDNAFVILDEAQNTTHSQMKMFLTRMGKNAKFMITGDPGQVDLPRRTISGLKEAILVLKDIEGIGIIYLDDKDIVRHRLVKKVIDAYKQIENHD
- a CDS encoding phosphoribosylaminoimidazolesuccinocarboxamide synthase is translated as MSNTITTTNFNFPNQKSVYRGKVREVYNINDELLVMVATDRLSAFDVVLPKGIPYKGQILNQIATKFMELTQDIVPNWLIATPDPNVAVGHLCEPFKVEMVIRGYLSGHAAREYAAGRKQICGVAMAEGLKENDKFPQPIITPTTKADNGSHDEDISREDILAKGIVSEEDYLVLEKYTRALFQRGTEIAAQRGLILVDTKYEFGKTKDGVIVLIDEIHTPDSSRYFYAEGYAERQEKGEEQKQLSKEFVRRWLIENGFQGQEGQQIPNMTDEYIESVSERYIELYENILGEKFVKADIDNIDQRIEKNVLDYLSSK
- a CDS encoding Cof-type HAD-IIB family hydrolase — encoded protein: MTKLKNIKVVVSDLDGTLLNPQHRISDYTKSIFQELHNQGYLIVVATGRHHLDAMAIIETLEVPVYLVSSNGARIHSPNKEELFAFNLDSDVVKAALNVEIDPAITVVLFKENVWQTNKWNERLNSFQAELKYRPELVDYKNLEDFGAIKIFFSCDDHEKLVKLKDAILANSSEHLHHAFSLPTCLEFMDKSIDKAVAIEQVLEKEGYTLEQAVSFGDGFNDVQMLAAAGKGLIMGNAPSILKETLPELEVIKTNAEDGVAKYIASKILDKELASS
- a CDS encoding SAM hydrolase/SAM-dependent halogenase family protein is translated as MSIITLTTDYGLKDHFVGSLKGKILSENPEVQIIDISHDIDPFNTAEASYIIGASYLSFPKGTVHLIGVDIERNKENQHIAMQWNDHYFICADNGILSMLTQKIVPQKIVAINIHDRFPIEATDLDIFIQVASHLSKGGLLNVIGKEITSIKEATELQPVVADDGNSVKGNIIYIDHFGNVVTNISKKQFLEISRGRPYEIIMKPKSIKTILPNYSAIATSDKYPIKTYEGEKLAIFNEAGFLEIAIFRSNPSKVGSANSLLGLNYRDVITIKFS
- a CDS encoding DUF1801 domain-containing protein, whose product is MKQLDDFYLNQEEPVKGIFLALKEIILKQDQDITNMLKYGMPFFCYKGKMFCYLWIHKKLKQPYIGIVEGKHFDEAFLIQENRSRMKIMMFDTHADLPLEQIESIIQKAVNLYKTGIVKI